A genome region from Streptomyces xanthophaeus includes the following:
- a CDS encoding amidohydrolase family protein, producing the protein MTSEDRYTVISADCHAGADLLDYKPYLEKRHHEDFDAWAATYVNPYEDLLADTADRNWNSARRLAELEADGIVAEVLFPNTIPPFFPKASLMAQPPTAAEYEMRWAGLQAHNRWLADFCADAPGRRAGVAQILLNDVDAAVGEIRRARAAGLTGGILLPGVPPGSTVPELYSAAYDPIWAVCDELDVPVNHHGGSASPPLGDEPAARAVFMVETTWFSHRALWHLVFGGAFHRHPGLKLVLTEQGSGWIPGVLEMLDYYHGRLVAASATAESKFGAGLAESMGRGPSEVWRDNCFVGASFMRPHEVPLRERIGLDKIMWGSDYPHDEGTTPFSREGLRIAYAGLPREEVAAMVGGNAARVYGFDLALLDAVAAKHGPLVSEIAEPLTTVPPDATSPAFARGGSVRVW; encoded by the coding sequence GTGACGTCCGAGGACCGCTACACGGTGATCTCGGCGGACTGCCACGCGGGCGCCGACCTGCTGGACTACAAGCCGTACCTGGAAAAGCGCCACCACGAGGACTTCGACGCCTGGGCCGCCACGTACGTGAACCCGTACGAGGACCTCCTCGCGGACACCGCCGACCGCAACTGGAACTCGGCGCGCCGTCTCGCCGAACTCGAAGCGGACGGCATCGTCGCGGAAGTCCTCTTCCCCAACACGATCCCGCCGTTCTTCCCCAAGGCCTCCCTGATGGCCCAGCCCCCGACGGCCGCCGAGTACGAGATGCGCTGGGCGGGGCTCCAGGCCCACAACCGCTGGCTTGCCGATTTCTGCGCGGACGCGCCTGGCCGGCGGGCCGGGGTCGCCCAGATCCTCCTGAACGACGTGGACGCGGCGGTCGGCGAGATCCGCCGGGCCCGGGCGGCCGGCCTGACGGGCGGCATCCTGCTCCCGGGCGTCCCGCCCGGCTCCACCGTCCCCGAGCTGTATTCGGCTGCCTACGACCCCATCTGGGCGGTCTGCGACGAACTGGACGTCCCGGTCAACCACCACGGCGGCTCGGCCTCACCGCCGCTCGGCGACGAACCGGCGGCCCGGGCCGTCTTCATGGTGGAGACGACCTGGTTCTCGCACCGCGCCCTGTGGCACCTCGTCTTCGGCGGGGCCTTCCACCGCCACCCGGGCCTCAAGCTGGTCCTCACGGAGCAGGGCTCCGGGTGGATCCCCGGCGTGCTGGAGATGCTGGACTACTACCACGGCCGCCTGGTCGCGGCATCGGCCACGGCCGAGTCCAAGTTCGGGGCGGGCCTCGCGGAGTCGATGGGCCGGGGCCCGAGCGAGGTCTGGCGGGACAACTGCTTCGTGGGAGCGAGCTTCATGCGCCCCCACGAGGTCCCGCTGCGGGAGCGGATCGGCCTCGACAAGATCATGTGGGGCAGTGACTACCCCCACGACGAGGGCACCACCCCCTTCTCCCGCGAAGGCCTCCGCATCGCCTACGCGGGCCTCCCGCGCGAGGAGGTCGCCGCGATGGTCGGAGGCAACGCGGCCCGCGTGTACGGCTTCGACCTCGCCCTGCTGGACGCGGTCGCCGCCAAGCACGGCCCGCTGGTCTCGGAGATCGCGGAGCCGCTGACGACGGTGCCCCCGGACGCCACCAGCCCGGCATTCGCCCGAGGGGGGTCGGTCCGGGTCTGGTGA